In Sphingobacterium sp. lm-10, one DNA window encodes the following:
- the dnaE gene encoding DNA polymerase III subunit alpha — protein sequence MYIIFDTETTGLPKRWDAPITDTDNWPRCIQIAWQLHDEMGNLVEHQDFLIRPDGFNIPYDAEKIHGISTELATEEGIPLIDALQKFNEALGKAKFVVGQNVGFDINIMGCEFYRFGVDSPMATMPLLDTCTEVTANLLKIPGGRGGRFKLPNLTELHQYLFGVPFAEAHNATADVEATTRCFFELVRQEVFTPEDLQTDTGYFVDFKTQNPQTIPTVGLQHVNLKAASQALRAEQSDGADQIVVDKNLLAELEDASFVHLHNHSQFSILQSTSSVDGLVDAAIKNGHQAVAITDHGNMMGAFKFVSKIFDHNKSLETKRQEAEDSGVPFEGQALKPIVGCEFYVCEDRKDKTRKDNGYQVVFLAKNKQGYHNLAKMSSVAYTEGFYYVPRIDKATVEKYKEHLIVLSGNLYGEIPSKVLNMGESQAEEALIWWKEQFGSDLYLEIMRHGQEDESRVNETLIQFADKHNVKLLATNNTYYVNKADAHAHDILLCVKDGEKLSTPKGRGRGYRFGFPNQEYYFKSDAEMKKAFADLPQAIIHIQEVIDKIEGYSLNRDVLLPKFIIPEQFQSPEDLTDGGKRGENAFLRHLTYVGAEKRYPDLTPEIRERLDFELATIENTGYPGYFLIVQDFIAEARKMGVSVGPGRGSAAGSAVAYCLGITNIDPIAYDLLFERFLNPDRVSMPDIDIDFDDEGRGRVMQYVIDKYGASQVAQIITYGTMAAKSSIKDTARVLDLPLSDANEIAKLIPNLKLSKIFHLEEKALKEALRGDELEAVKRLKDIADGAGLEAETIKQARVLEGSMRNTGIHACGVIITPDDITNFVPVSVAKDSDLYVTQFDNSVVESAGLLKMDFLGLKTLTLIKDTVVNVRLRHNIELDPDLFPIDDTLTYELFQRGETVGVFQYESPGMQKYMKELKPTVFADLIAMNALYRPGPMEYIPSFVKRKHGIEPITYDLDACEEYLQETYGITVYQEQVMLLSQKLAGFSKGDADVLRKAMGKKQKAVLDKMKPKFVGQAAEKGHNPKTLEKIWTDWEAFASYAFNKSHSTCYAWIAYQTAYLKAHYPAEYMAAVLSNNMNDIKQVTFFMEECRRMGLVVLGPDVNESHYKFTVNDEGAIRFGMGAVKGVGAGAVDTIVQNRDKGLYKSVFDMAKRIDLRAANKKAFESLTYAGGFDSFTDTHRAQYFNNDGDQATGLEKAIRFGQRFKENESSAQGSLFGGGGAAELPEPILAPCAQWGLVEKLKYEKDVIGIYLTNHPLDSYKFEITHFCANKVSDLQLINQAKALEVDEEVTQQFAKIKNREIVIGGIVAAASHRVSQKNGKPFGSFVIEDYSDSYEIMAFGEDYVKFKGYLQEGYFIQVRGIVQERFKQVGNWGFELRSIQLLSDLRDKMAKSFTIQVPLQSLNDEFVQNLEELIALTVVEDQQANCQLKFKILDMQDELAIEMPAKKIKINLTNEFLEGLEQLEYVKYKLN from the coding sequence ATGTATATTATATTCGATACCGAAACTACAGGATTACCTAAGCGCTGGGATGCGCCAATTACCGATACGGATAATTGGCCCAGGTGTATTCAGATTGCCTGGCAACTGCATGATGAAATGGGGAATCTCGTGGAGCATCAGGACTTTTTAATCCGTCCGGATGGCTTCAATATTCCTTATGACGCCGAGAAGATCCATGGTATCTCGACCGAACTGGCTACCGAAGAAGGTATCCCGTTAATAGATGCCTTGCAGAAATTTAATGAAGCGTTGGGTAAAGCCAAATTTGTAGTCGGCCAGAACGTGGGTTTTGATATCAATATCATGGGCTGTGAGTTTTATCGCTTCGGCGTCGATTCTCCGATGGCTACGATGCCTTTACTCGACACGTGTACAGAGGTTACCGCCAACTTATTGAAAATACCCGGCGGAAGAGGCGGTCGTTTCAAACTGCCGAATCTAACGGAGTTGCACCAATACCTTTTCGGAGTTCCATTCGCGGAAGCGCATAATGCCACCGCCGACGTAGAAGCAACTACACGCTGTTTCTTTGAGTTGGTGCGCCAGGAAGTATTTACACCCGAGGATTTACAAACAGATACCGGGTATTTTGTAGATTTCAAAACCCAGAATCCGCAAACGATCCCGACTGTCGGTCTACAGCACGTTAACCTCAAAGCCGCTTCGCAGGCGCTGCGCGCCGAGCAGTCGGACGGTGCCGACCAGATTGTGGTCGATAAAAACCTGCTAGCAGAGCTGGAGGATGCATCTTTCGTACATCTGCACAACCATTCACAGTTCTCCATCCTGCAATCCACCAGTTCGGTCGATGGATTAGTAGATGCTGCGATCAAAAACGGACATCAGGCAGTCGCTATTACCGATCATGGCAACATGATGGGCGCATTTAAGTTTGTGAGCAAGATCTTCGATCACAACAAATCTCTGGAGACCAAAAGGCAAGAAGCGGAAGATAGCGGCGTACCTTTCGAAGGACAAGCCCTGAAACCAATCGTAGGTTGCGAATTTTATGTTTGCGAAGATCGCAAAGATAAAACCCGGAAGGACAACGGCTATCAAGTCGTATTTCTGGCAAAGAATAAACAAGGTTACCACAACTTAGCGAAAATGTCTTCTGTCGCCTATACAGAAGGATTTTATTATGTTCCCCGAATCGATAAAGCGACGGTAGAAAAATACAAAGAGCACCTGATTGTGTTGTCGGGTAACCTATACGGGGAGATTCCTTCCAAGGTCTTGAATATGGGTGAAAGCCAGGCCGAGGAAGCGTTAATTTGGTGGAAAGAGCAGTTCGGATCAGATCTGTATTTGGAAATTATGCGTCATGGACAGGAGGATGAGTCGCGTGTAAACGAAACTTTGATCCAGTTTGCCGATAAGCACAATGTAAAATTGTTGGCCACAAATAACACCTATTACGTTAATAAAGCAGATGCGCATGCCCACGATATCTTGTTGTGTGTAAAAGATGGCGAAAAGCTATCCACACCGAAAGGTCGCGGACGTGGATACCGATTTGGCTTTCCAAATCAAGAGTACTATTTCAAATCCGATGCGGAGATGAAAAAAGCATTTGCCGATTTGCCGCAGGCTATTATCCACATTCAGGAAGTGATTGATAAGATTGAGGGATATTCCCTTAATCGCGATGTACTGCTTCCAAAGTTTATCATTCCAGAACAATTCCAATCGCCGGAAGACCTAACAGATGGTGGAAAGCGTGGTGAAAATGCCTTCTTGCGCCATCTCACTTACGTAGGCGCTGAAAAGAGATACCCTGACCTCACCCCCGAAATTCGGGAACGTCTGGATTTTGAATTGGCCACGATCGAAAATACCGGATATCCGGGATATTTCCTGATTGTACAAGATTTCATTGCAGAAGCCCGCAAGATGGGCGTATCGGTAGGGCCGGGAAGGGGTTCGGCAGCAGGGTCGGCCGTGGCATACTGTCTGGGGATCACCAACATCGACCCTATTGCCTACGACTTACTTTTCGAACGTTTTCTAAATCCTGACCGGGTTTCCATGCCCGATATCGATATTGACTTTGACGATGAGGGCCGCGGCCGCGTTATGCAATATGTAATCGATAAATATGGTGCATCGCAAGTAGCACAAATCATTACCTACGGTACAATGGCGGCTAAATCTTCCATCAAAGATACCGCTCGCGTGCTTGACTTGCCGTTATCAGATGCCAACGAAATAGCCAAACTTATACCCAATCTCAAGCTGAGTAAGATCTTTCATCTGGAAGAAAAAGCATTGAAAGAGGCGCTGCGTGGCGATGAACTGGAAGCCGTAAAGCGATTAAAAGATATCGCAGATGGAGCTGGACTGGAAGCAGAAACGATCAAGCAAGCGCGTGTACTGGAAGGCTCCATGCGTAATACCGGAATTCACGCCTGTGGTGTCATCATCACGCCCGACGATATCACCAACTTTGTGCCAGTATCGGTAGCGAAAGACTCAGACCTGTACGTCACCCAATTTGATAACTCGGTAGTAGAAAGTGCCGGATTATTAAAAATGGACTTTTTAGGCCTGAAGACGCTGACGTTAATAAAAGATACGGTAGTCAATGTGCGGCTGCGCCACAATATTGAACTCGATCCCGATCTTTTTCCGATCGATGATACGCTGACGTATGAATTATTTCAACGTGGAGAAACCGTTGGGGTATTTCAATACGAATCTCCCGGCATGCAAAAGTACATGAAGGAGCTGAAGCCAACCGTTTTCGCCGATTTGATTGCGATGAATGCCCTGTATCGTCCAGGTCCGATGGAGTATATTCCATCTTTCGTAAAGCGTAAACACGGCATAGAACCGATTACCTACGATTTGGACGCCTGCGAAGAATATTTGCAGGAAACCTATGGCATCACCGTTTACCAAGAGCAGGTGATGTTGCTTTCGCAAAAGCTGGCTGGTTTTTCTAAAGGTGATGCCGACGTGTTGCGTAAAGCGATGGGTAAAAAGCAAAAAGCCGTATTGGACAAGATGAAGCCCAAATTTGTGGGTCAGGCGGCAGAGAAAGGACACAATCCTAAGACGCTAGAAAAGATCTGGACAGACTGGGAAGCCTTTGCGAGTTATGCCTTCAATAAATCGCACTCTACCTGTTACGCCTGGATAGCGTATCAGACCGCTTATTTGAAAGCGCATTATCCGGCAGAATATATGGCTGCAGTACTTTCTAATAATATGAACGACATTAAGCAGGTCACCTTCTTTATGGAAGAGTGCCGTCGTATGGGCTTGGTCGTTCTTGGTCCGGATGTCAATGAGTCGCATTACAAATTCACGGTAAACGACGAAGGAGCCATCCGTTTTGGGATGGGTGCTGTTAAGGGAGTCGGAGCCGGTGCGGTAGATACGATTGTGCAAAACAGAGACAAGGGCTTGTATAAATCGGTTTTTGATATGGCCAAGCGCATTGATTTGCGTGCTGCTAATAAGAAAGCTTTTGAAAGTTTGACCTATGCGGGCGGATTTGATAGCTTCACCGATACGCATCGCGCACAATATTTCAATAATGATGGCGATCAAGCTACCGGTTTAGAGAAAGCGATACGTTTTGGTCAGCGATTTAAGGAAAATGAAAGCTCTGCACAAGGAAGTTTGTTTGGCGGAGGTGGTGCAGCCGAGCTTCCTGAACCCATATTAGCACCTTGTGCGCAATGGGGATTGGTTGAAAAACTGAAATACGAAAAAGATGTGATTGGTATTTACCTGACCAACCATCCGCTAGATAGCTACAAATTTGAGATTACGCACTTTTGTGCCAACAAGGTGTCGGATCTTCAGCTAATCAATCAGGCCAAGGCGCTGGAAGTAGATGAGGAAGTAACACAACAATTTGCCAAGATCAAAAATCGCGAAATAGTTATCGGTGGTATCGTAGCAGCAGCCTCCCATCGGGTTTCTCAGAAAAACGGTAAGCCATTCGGATCCTTTGTGATTGAAGATTACTCCGATTCTTATGAGATTATGGCTTTTGGCGAAGATTATGTGAAGTTCAAAGGGTATCTACAAGAGGGCTATTTTATTCAGGTACGAGGTATCGTGCAGGAGCGGTTCAAGCAGGTCGGTAATTGGGGTTTTGAACTTAGGAGTATTCAATTGCTGTCGGATTTGCGGGATAAGATGGCGAAGTCATTTACTATTCAAGTACCGTTACAATCGCTTAACGACGAATTCGTGCAAAATCTGGAAGAGTTGATTGCGCTCACGGTAGTGGAAGATCAGCAAGCCAACTGTCAGCTCAAATTCAAAATTTTGGATATGCAAGACGAGCTTGCGATCGAGATGCCGGCGAAGAAAATAAAGATCAACCTGACCAACGAATTCCTGGAGGGGTTGGAGCAGTTAGAATATGTGAAATACAAGCTGAATTGA
- the trxA gene encoding thioredoxin yields MALEITDSNFDEVVLKSDKPVLIDFWAEWCGPCRMVGPVVDEIAKDYDGRAVIGKVNVDNNPDISVRYGIRNIPALLFFKNGEIVDKQVGAVPKSVLTEKLDKQL; encoded by the coding sequence ATGGCATTAGAAATTACAGATAGCAACTTCGACGAAGTGGTGTTGAAATCGGATAAACCAGTTTTAATAGATTTCTGGGCAGAGTGGTGTGGTCCTTGTCGCATGGTAGGTCCAGTGGTGGATGAGATCGCTAAAGACTATGATGGTAGAGCGGTCATCGGTAAAGTAAACGTAGATAACAACCCAGATATCTCTGTACGCTACGGTATCCGTAACATCCCTGCATTATTGTTTTTCAAAAATGGAGAGATCGTAGACAAACAAGTCGGTGCAGTACCTAAATCGGTATTAACGGAGAAACTAGACAAGCAATTGTAA
- a CDS encoding ABC transporter ATP-binding protein, with translation MKELSYLNKYFYKYRWHVIPGILFVIISNYFGILPAKVIREAFDLVQENIDLYRLYDGFERQSLIYSVFGTSLLFFGIVVLALSFLRGIFLFLMRQTLILTSRRIEYDIKNEIYAHYQALDFSFYRRNNTGDLMNRVTEDVNQVRNYLGPAIMYAINTIVLSIMIIYAMYSVNATLATYSLLPIPILAAVILFVNKVINRRSTRIQAKLSQLSSFVQETFSGIRVVKTYNKEKQKLDMFASESNAYKDRMLDLVRVQAYFFPLIILLIGLSTIITVYVGGLELSKGNITAGNIAEFIIYVNQLTFPAMSLAWVTSLIQRAAASQKRINEFLQTKSDIPNGAIDEELKGRIRMENLTYTYETTGIQALRNINVDIEPGTTVALIGRTGSGKTTLANMLLRMFDTDEGRILYDGHDIRDLQTTSLRNQIGFVPQQVFLFSDTIARNIAFGLDTQDDEQIQQAARDAAVYDNIVRFEEGFETYIGERGVTLSGGQKQRLSIARALVKDPQILIFDDCLSAVDTKTEEEILTNLSRIMEGKTTIFIAHRISTIKNADLILVMNNGEIVERGTHEELLNQQGEYANLYEMQLLESAE, from the coding sequence ATGAAAGAGCTTTCTTACCTCAATAAATACTTCTATAAATATCGGTGGCACGTAATACCGGGAATCCTATTTGTCATCATCTCTAACTATTTTGGCATATTGCCTGCGAAAGTGATTAGGGAAGCTTTTGACCTCGTGCAGGAAAACATTGATCTCTACCGTTTGTACGATGGATTTGAGCGACAAAGCCTTATCTACAGTGTATTTGGCACTAGTTTATTGTTTTTTGGTATTGTAGTATTGGCTTTATCGTTTCTAAGAGGAATATTTTTGTTTCTGATGCGTCAGACATTGATTTTGACGTCTAGGCGTATTGAGTATGATATTAAAAATGAAATCTATGCCCATTATCAGGCACTTGACTTTAGCTTTTACCGCAGAAATAACACCGGTGATTTGATGAACCGGGTGACGGAAGACGTGAATCAAGTCCGAAATTATCTGGGTCCTGCAATCATGTATGCGATCAACACCATCGTATTGTCTATCATGATCATCTATGCCATGTATAGTGTCAACGCCACGCTGGCCACCTATTCCCTATTGCCTATACCGATTTTGGCTGCCGTAATCCTATTCGTAAATAAAGTAATCAACCGTCGGAGTACGCGCATTCAGGCAAAGCTCTCCCAACTCTCTTCTTTTGTACAGGAAACATTTTCTGGCATTCGCGTCGTAAAGACCTACAACAAGGAAAAGCAAAAGTTGGATATGTTTGCCTCGGAAAGTAACGCTTATAAAGACCGAATGCTAGATTTGGTACGTGTACAAGCTTACTTCTTTCCGCTGATCATTCTTTTAATCGGCTTGAGTACCATCATTACAGTATATGTGGGTGGTTTGGAGCTAAGTAAGGGCAATATTACTGCAGGTAACATTGCGGAGTTTATCATCTATGTTAATCAATTGACGTTTCCTGCCATGTCGTTGGCTTGGGTTACCTCTTTGATACAACGAGCCGCTGCATCACAAAAACGCATTAACGAATTCCTGCAAACGAAATCCGATATTCCGAATGGTGCTATCGACGAAGAACTGAAAGGACGGATTAGAATGGAAAATCTAACTTATACGTACGAAACTACAGGCATACAAGCCTTAAGAAATATAAACGTGGATATTGAGCCGGGAACTACTGTCGCGCTGATAGGACGTACCGGATCGGGCAAAACCACACTGGCGAATATGCTACTCCGGATGTTTGATACCGATGAAGGTCGTATTCTCTATGATGGGCATGATATTCGCGATTTGCAAACAACCAGTTTGCGTAATCAAATCGGCTTTGTACCTCAACAGGTATTTCTTTTCTCGGACACCATTGCCCGAAATATCGCATTTGGTCTGGATACACAGGATGACGAGCAAATACAGCAGGCAGCACGTGATGCGGCTGTTTATGACAATATCGTGCGGTTTGAAGAAGGTTTTGAAACCTATATCGGTGAGCGCGGCGTTACCTTGTCGGGCGGACAGAAACAACGACTTTCGATTGCTCGTGCCTTGGTGAAAGATCCTCAAATCTTGATTTTTGACGATTGCTTGTCTGCGGTGGATACGAAAACTGAGGAAGAGATCCTTACTAATCTATCGCGCATCATGGAAGGCAAAACGACCATCTTTATCGCGCATCGTATCTCCACAATAAAAAATGCAGATCTCATTCTGGTGATGAATAATGGTGAAATCGTAGAGCGCGGCACGCACGAGGAACTTTTAAACCAGCAGGGAGAGTACGCCAACCTCTATGAAATGCAGCTGTTGGAAAGTGCCGAATAA
- a CDS encoding Glu/Leu/Phe/Val dehydrogenase dimerization domain-containing protein: protein MSQQLGHSLFDLMKVSDHQNLFFCQDPEVGLQAIVAIHDTTLGPAIGGVRMLPYESFDDAIEDALRLSKAITYKASLAGLNLGGGSAIILGNHRTQKSELLMRRFGRFVEGLNGNFIASTDVGTSQIDLEHIHAETDYVAGLPASLNGAGDTTVFAAKGVFYGIKAAIKELYGDDNLAGRKIAVEGVGSVGEHLVALLRGENARVYVTDMTEERKMKIAAKYKAEPLTYATSFEHDIDVYAPCALGGTVNPDSVPRMRCKVIAGSANNQLKEEERTIQLLKEHNILYAPDFLINSGALISCYSELEGYGAERTEYLIRHIYTATRHVVQKANEDNVSTYEAAKQLAEKRIFDLRKLK, encoded by the coding sequence ATGAGTCAGCAGCTAGGCCATTCTTTGTTTGATTTGATGAAAGTATCAGATCACCAAAATTTATTTTTCTGTCAGGATCCAGAAGTCGGATTGCAGGCTATTGTAGCCATTCACGATACGACCTTGGGCCCGGCCATTGGCGGGGTGCGGATGTTGCCTTACGAGTCTTTTGATGATGCCATAGAAGATGCGTTGCGTTTGTCAAAGGCTATCACCTACAAAGCTTCTCTTGCGGGATTGAATCTGGGTGGTGGTAGTGCTATTATTTTGGGAAACCATCGTACACAAAAATCTGAATTGCTTATGCGCCGCTTTGGCCGTTTTGTAGAAGGATTGAACGGTAATTTTATTGCTTCTACTGACGTAGGTACTTCTCAAATCGACTTGGAGCACATTCATGCCGAGACCGATTATGTAGCCGGACTTCCAGCTTCGCTGAATGGGGCAGGTGATACCACGGTGTTTGCTGCTAAAGGCGTCTTTTATGGTATTAAGGCAGCTATCAAAGAATTATACGGAGATGATAACTTAGCCGGCCGCAAGATTGCTGTAGAAGGAGTTGGTAGTGTAGGCGAGCATTTAGTAGCCTTATTGCGCGGTGAAAATGCTCGTGTATATGTAACCGATATGACGGAAGAGCGTAAGATGAAAATCGCTGCTAAATATAAAGCAGAGCCGCTTACGTACGCGACCAGCTTCGAGCATGATATTGATGTATATGCTCCCTGTGCTCTGGGCGGAACGGTCAATCCAGATTCTGTGCCACGCATGCGCTGCAAAGTGATCGCTGGTTCGGCGAATAATCAGCTAAAAGAAGAAGAACGTACCATTCAATTGCTCAAGGAGCACAACATATTGTATGCGCCAGACTTTTTGATTAACTCCGGAGCACTTATCAGCTGCTATTCCGAATTGGAAGGATACGGAGCGGAACGCACGGAATACCTTATTCGCCACATCTACACCGCGACAAGGCATGTAGTGCAAAAAGCGAATGAAGACAATGTATCTACGTATGAAGCGGCCAAACAATTGGCAGAAAAGCGTATCTTTGACCTTCGTAAATTAAAATAA
- the nusB gene encoding transcription antitermination factor NusB gives MLNRRHLRVKVMQALYAYSLTEDKSIKDFENALFRSIEEVDHMYIWTLNLLDEVAEYVVIDSEERAKKWLPSDKDKFLSSTKLNNNAFIESLRQNRVYVEKVKKYKVDWSFDPEIVRSVYAQLKASETYTAYLQDEDRSIAKEKDIIKYVFKKIILKTPNIEQSLEARFIDWSVDKEVLQAMIAKTFKNFSSDNPAQNKLADLTPSWAEDQEYVQELLSKAIRYQKEYAVLVGDKTKNWESDRIALMDSLLMQMAITELLHFPTIPVKVTMNEYIEISKDYSTAKSSTFINGILDKILSDLKQQGRIRKEGRGLQG, from the coding sequence ATGCTAAACAGAAGACATCTCCGCGTAAAAGTTATGCAGGCGCTTTATGCGTATTCCCTCACCGAGGATAAGAGTATCAAAGATTTCGAAAATGCTTTGTTCAGAAGCATAGAAGAGGTAGACCATATGTATATATGGACCTTAAATTTGCTGGATGAAGTGGCTGAATATGTAGTCATCGACTCCGAAGAGCGCGCTAAGAAATGGTTGCCATCCGATAAGGATAAATTCCTGTCATCCACTAAGTTAAATAACAATGCCTTTATAGAAAGTTTACGTCAAAATAGGGTATATGTGGAGAAGGTTAAGAAATACAAGGTGGATTGGAGCTTCGATCCCGAAATCGTTCGTTCGGTGTATGCACAACTAAAAGCTTCTGAGACGTACACTGCCTATTTGCAAGACGAAGATCGATCCATCGCAAAGGAAAAGGACATTATTAAGTATGTATTCAAGAAGATTATTCTGAAAACTCCGAATATCGAGCAATCACTGGAAGCTCGTTTCATCGATTGGTCGGTAGACAAAGAAGTATTGCAGGCAATGATCGCAAAAACGTTCAAAAATTTCTCCAGCGATAATCCGGCGCAAAATAAGCTGGCTGATCTTACTCCAAGTTGGGCCGAAGATCAGGAATACGTGCAGGAGTTACTGTCTAAAGCAATACGCTACCAAAAAGAATATGCTGTATTGGTGGGTGATAAAACAAAAAATTGGGAATCGGACCGTATCGCATTGATGGATAGCTTGCTCATGCAGATGGCAATCACCGAGTTATTGCATTTTCCAACCATACCCGTGAAAGTGACGATGAACGAATACATTGAGATATCGAAAGATTACAGTACCGCGAAAAGTAGTACCTTTATAA